The following are from one region of the Odontesthes bonariensis isolate fOdoBon6 chromosome 16, fOdoBon6.hap1, whole genome shotgun sequence genome:
- the alg9 gene encoding alpha-1,2-mannosyltransferase ALG9 isoform X2 — MTEEPLGAAASGNMAAKALRQRTRRGSRQDANNANIPPEARTPKEEKVSDDSKVTEARQESISRGGQVWAPEGSTAFKCLLSARFCAALLSNISDCDETFNYWEPMHFLLYGSGMQTWEYSPLYAIRSYAYLWLHALPACLHAHVLQTNKVLVFYFVRCVLAFCCCVCELYFYKAVCKKFGLHVGRLMLAFLVLSTGMFCSAAAFLPSSFCMYATLVAMTGWFQDSTPLAVLGVAAGAIVGWPFSALIGVPIAFDLLLIRREWKSFLIWSAIALLLLLVPLVAVDSFFYGKLVIAPLNILLYNVFTPHGPDLYGTEPWHFYFMNGALNFNVVFALALFSLPLTALMETLLHRFNVQNLGRPYWLTLSPMYLWMLVFFTRPHKEERFLFPIYPLICLSGAVALSSLQKCYHFLFQRYRLEHYTVSSNWLALSTVVVFTVLSLSRSVALFRGYHAPLDLYPEFHRIAKDPSLHSVPEGRPVSVCVGKEWYRFPSSFLLPHNWQLHFIQSEFKGQLPQPYASGPQATQTIPANMNDQNLEEPSRYVDVKQCHYLVDLDTEAETLLEPRYSANKEEWNIIAYKPFLQASRSSPFFRAFYIPLISDHHTSYRRYVILKPRRQKQPRKRTHG; from the exons ATGACCGAAGAGCCACTCGGCGCGGCAGCGTCGGGAAACATGGCGGCCAAGGCGCTTCGGCAGCGCACCAGGCGAGGCAGCAGACAAGATGCGAACAACGCGAACATTCCCCCCGAAGCCCGGACACCGAAAGAGGAGAAAGTCAGCGATGACAGTAAAGTCACAGAGGCTCGGCAAGA GTCGATAAGCCGTGGAGGGCAGGTGTGGGCTCCAGAGGGTTCGACGGCGTTTAAATGCCTGCTCTCTGCTCGCTTCTGTGCAGCTTTGCTCAGCAACATCTCAGACTGCGATGAGACGTTCAACTACTGGGAGCCA ATGCACTTCCTGCTGTACGGCAGCGGGATGCAAACGTGGGAATATTCTCCACTTTATGCCATCAGATCCTACGCTTACTTGTGGCTGCATGCCCTTCCTGCTTGTTTGCACGCTCATGTTCTCCAGACAAACAAG GTGTTGGTGTTCTACTTTGTGCGATGCGTCTtagctttctgctgctgtgtctgTGAACTTTATTTCTACAA GGCGGTTTGTAAGAAGTTCGGTTTGCACGTGGGTCGTCTGATGCTGGCCTTCCTTGTCCTGAGCACTGGGATGTTCTGCTCGGCTGCAG CGTTCCTGCCTTCCTCTTTCTGCATGTATGCCACGCTGGTCGCCATGACCGGCTGGTTTCAGGACTCCACGCCGTTAGCCGTGTTGGGCGTGGCCGCCGGTGCCATCGTCGGATGGCCGTTCTCCGCTTTGATTGG GGTTCCCATTGCCTTCGACTTGCTGCTGATAAGGAGGGAATGGAAAAGCTTCCTGATTTGGTCGGCTATCGCTTTGCTTCTACTGCTG GTCCCCCTGGTGGCTGTGGACTCTTTCTTTTATGGCAAACTGGTCATAGCTCCACTCAATATTCTGCTATACAACGTCTTCACCCCACACGGACCCGATCTGTATG gtACAGAGCCGTGGCATTTCTACTTTATGAACGGCGCGCTGAACTTCAACGTGGTGTTCGCCCTGGCGCTGTTTTCCCTGCCGCTCACCGCTCTCATGGAGACGCTGTTGCACAGATTCAATG TGCAGAACCTGGGCCGCCCCTATTGGCTGACCCTGTCTCCCATGTATCTGTGGATGCTGGTTTTCTTCACCAGACCTCATAAAGAGGAGCGTTTCCTCTTCCCCATCTACCCTCTCATCTGCCTCAGCGGGGCAGTGGCGCTCTCCTCTCTGCAG AAATGCTACCACTTCCTGTTCCAGCGCTACAGACTGGAGCACTACACCGTCTCCTCTAACTGGTTGGCTTTGAGTACAGTCGTCGTCTTCACAGTGTTGTCCCTGTCTCGCTCTGTCGCCCTCTTTAGAG GCTACCATGCTCCTCTGGACCTGTACCCGGAGTTTCACCGCATCGCCAAGGATCCATCTCTGCACTCGGTGCCCGAAGGAAGACCGGTCAGCGTGTGCGTCGGCAAAGAGTGGTACCGCTTCCCGAGCAGCTTCCTCCTGCCGCACAA cTGGCAGCTGCACTTCATTCAGTCTGAGTTTAAGGGGCAGCTGCCCCAGCCGTACGCCTCCGGTCCTCAGGCCACACAGACCATCCCGGCCAACATGAATGACCAGAACCTGGAGGAGCCGTCCAGATAC GTCGATGTAAAGCAGTGCCACTACCTCGTGGACCTAGATACAGAAGCAGAGACGCTGCTTGAACCTCGTTACTCAGCCAACAAAGAGGAATGGAACATCATCGCTTATAAACCTTTCCTTCAAGCATCAAG GTCATCTCCTTTCTTCAGAGCTTTCTACATCCCCCTGATATCAGACCACCACA
- the alg9 gene encoding alpha-1,2-mannosyltransferase ALG9 isoform X1, with product MTEEPLGAAASGNMAAKALRQRTRRGSRQDANNANIPPEARTPKEEKVSDDSKVTEARQESISRGGQVWAPEGSTAFKCLLSARFCAALLSNISDCDETFNYWEPMHFLLYGSGMQTWEYSPLYAIRSYAYLWLHALPACLHAHVLQTNKVLVFYFVRCVLAFCCCVCELYFYKAVCKKFGLHVGRLMLAFLVLSTGMFCSAAAFLPSSFCMYATLVAMTGWFQDSTPLAVLGVAAGAIVGWPFSALIGVPIAFDLLLIRREWKSFLIWSAIALLLLLVPLVAVDSFFYGKLVIAPLNILLYNVFTPHGPDLYGTEPWHFYFMNGALNFNVVFALALFSLPLTALMETLLHRFNGEELQNLGRPYWLTLSPMYLWMLVFFTRPHKEERFLFPIYPLICLSGAVALSSLQKCYHFLFQRYRLEHYTVSSNWLALSTVVVFTVLSLSRSVALFRGYHAPLDLYPEFHRIAKDPSLHSVPEGRPVSVCVGKEWYRFPSSFLLPHNWQLHFIQSEFKGQLPQPYASGPQATQTIPANMNDQNLEEPSRYVDVKQCHYLVDLDTEAETLLEPRYSANKEEWNIIAYKPFLQASRSSPFFRAFYIPLISDHHTSYRRYVILKPRRQKQPRKRTHG from the exons ATGACCGAAGAGCCACTCGGCGCGGCAGCGTCGGGAAACATGGCGGCCAAGGCGCTTCGGCAGCGCACCAGGCGAGGCAGCAGACAAGATGCGAACAACGCGAACATTCCCCCCGAAGCCCGGACACCGAAAGAGGAGAAAGTCAGCGATGACAGTAAAGTCACAGAGGCTCGGCAAGA GTCGATAAGCCGTGGAGGGCAGGTGTGGGCTCCAGAGGGTTCGACGGCGTTTAAATGCCTGCTCTCTGCTCGCTTCTGTGCAGCTTTGCTCAGCAACATCTCAGACTGCGATGAGACGTTCAACTACTGGGAGCCA ATGCACTTCCTGCTGTACGGCAGCGGGATGCAAACGTGGGAATATTCTCCACTTTATGCCATCAGATCCTACGCTTACTTGTGGCTGCATGCCCTTCCTGCTTGTTTGCACGCTCATGTTCTCCAGACAAACAAG GTGTTGGTGTTCTACTTTGTGCGATGCGTCTtagctttctgctgctgtgtctgTGAACTTTATTTCTACAA GGCGGTTTGTAAGAAGTTCGGTTTGCACGTGGGTCGTCTGATGCTGGCCTTCCTTGTCCTGAGCACTGGGATGTTCTGCTCGGCTGCAG CGTTCCTGCCTTCCTCTTTCTGCATGTATGCCACGCTGGTCGCCATGACCGGCTGGTTTCAGGACTCCACGCCGTTAGCCGTGTTGGGCGTGGCCGCCGGTGCCATCGTCGGATGGCCGTTCTCCGCTTTGATTGG GGTTCCCATTGCCTTCGACTTGCTGCTGATAAGGAGGGAATGGAAAAGCTTCCTGATTTGGTCGGCTATCGCTTTGCTTCTACTGCTG GTCCCCCTGGTGGCTGTGGACTCTTTCTTTTATGGCAAACTGGTCATAGCTCCACTCAATATTCTGCTATACAACGTCTTCACCCCACACGGACCCGATCTGTATG gtACAGAGCCGTGGCATTTCTACTTTATGAACGGCGCGCTGAACTTCAACGTGGTGTTCGCCCTGGCGCTGTTTTCCCTGCCGCTCACCGCTCTCATGGAGACGCTGTTGCACAGATTCAATGGTgaagaat TGCAGAACCTGGGCCGCCCCTATTGGCTGACCCTGTCTCCCATGTATCTGTGGATGCTGGTTTTCTTCACCAGACCTCATAAAGAGGAGCGTTTCCTCTTCCCCATCTACCCTCTCATCTGCCTCAGCGGGGCAGTGGCGCTCTCCTCTCTGCAG AAATGCTACCACTTCCTGTTCCAGCGCTACAGACTGGAGCACTACACCGTCTCCTCTAACTGGTTGGCTTTGAGTACAGTCGTCGTCTTCACAGTGTTGTCCCTGTCTCGCTCTGTCGCCCTCTTTAGAG GCTACCATGCTCCTCTGGACCTGTACCCGGAGTTTCACCGCATCGCCAAGGATCCATCTCTGCACTCGGTGCCCGAAGGAAGACCGGTCAGCGTGTGCGTCGGCAAAGAGTGGTACCGCTTCCCGAGCAGCTTCCTCCTGCCGCACAA cTGGCAGCTGCACTTCATTCAGTCTGAGTTTAAGGGGCAGCTGCCCCAGCCGTACGCCTCCGGTCCTCAGGCCACACAGACCATCCCGGCCAACATGAATGACCAGAACCTGGAGGAGCCGTCCAGATAC GTCGATGTAAAGCAGTGCCACTACCTCGTGGACCTAGATACAGAAGCAGAGACGCTGCTTGAACCTCGTTACTCAGCCAACAAAGAGGAATGGAACATCATCGCTTATAAACCTTTCCTTCAAGCATCAAG GTCATCTCCTTTCTTCAGAGCTTTCTACATCCCCCTGATATCAGACCACCACA